The window ACCCTTGGGATCTGCAACATTTGGATCAGCTCCATGTTCCAATAGGATCTGGACAGGTTTAACCTTTCCATTTTCTACTGCCTTATGAATAGGAAAGATCCCGTTTCTATCCGGAAGGTTCGGATCCAAACCTGCATTCAACAAAGTTTCCAAATAAAACGGATCTTGGATCTCAGAAGCACAGAAACCTAAAAGGCCTTTAGTACATTCTTTCAGCTCTCCTTTATTTGGAATTAGATCCAAAATCTTTCTGAAACCTTGTTTGTCTCCGTTTTGGATCTTAGAAAATAATTCTCTTCCTCTTTGTAGAGTCTTTCGATCCTGAACCCAATTTTTAATCCAATCTAGCATGTTATTTCCCGTTCTATATTAGAAAATAGACTGTTTGGATCCGGATTTTGATCTTACCTTTACGGAGAATCCAAAAAATCTTGGACTAAAGCAGAGGTTAATTCAGGATATCGATCCTTTCCTTGAGACATGATCGCTTCTCCTAAATAATCACCATGCCCTCCAGGCAAAATCAAAAGTCTCGCTTTAGGGATCATTCGGACCATTTCAACCGCATGCTCCAGTTTCGGAACATCTCTATCTCCGAGTAAGATCAAAGTTGGAATTCCAACAGTTCTAATGTCTTTATCGCTAAGATCTTTGAAGTTTCGCATTCTCGCAGCATCTTTCTCATACATTGTATGTAATTTTTTAGGATCTGGATTTACTTTTAAAAAAGCATCCTTAAGCGCTTGGGGCATATTTTCAAAAGTAGCATTCTTCATAAAATTCCAAAACATTGGATAAGCGCCTTCTCTCTTAGTAATAGAAGAAGCAAATACAAGTTTACGCACAAGTTTCGGATATCTGATCGCAATATTCAGAGCAACGCTTGCACCGTTACTAAAACCAAAAATATCTGCCTGCTCTATATTTAAAAATTTTAGAAGAGCAACCACATCTTCGGCAGAGGTTTCGAAACTAACTGGAGCATTTCTATCTGTAGTCCTTCCATGTCCTTGTTCATCCAGTGCAATCACTTTGCGATTTTGGGCGAGAAGAGGAAGAATCCGACTATAAGTTACTTCTATCGTTGAGCCTCCCCCGTTCAGTAAAACAAGAGGAATTCCATCCTTATTGCCATGGATCTCATAATACATCTGAATATCTTTGATAGGAGCGAGACCTTTTTCGATAGGCTCAGATGTAATAGTAGGAGGTGTTTCGCGAAGTTGGAAAGGCTGCCTTATAGAGCATGTAGCAACAGTAAATAGTATAAAAATAGAATATATTAAATTAGAAATATTCATCTTAGTTCTCCTTATTTCACTTTTTCGAGATAATCTGTTAATCTTATTAAATGTGCCAGAGTGCCTTCTTTTCTGGAAGCAACTCCTTCTCTTCCGATCGTTTGGTCTAAAAATGCGACCTGTTC is drawn from Leptospira saintgironsiae and contains these coding sequences:
- a CDS encoding alpha/beta fold hydrolase, with the protein product MNISNLIYSIFILFTVATCSIRQPFQLRETPPTITSEPIEKGLAPIKDIQMYYEIHGNKDGIPLVLLNGGGSTIEVTYSRILPLLAQNRKVIALDEQGHGRTTDRNAPVSFETSAEDVVALLKFLNIEQADIFGFSNGASVALNIAIRYPKLVRKLVFASSITKREGAYPMFWNFMKNATFENMPQALKDAFLKVNPDPKKLHTMYEKDAARMRNFKDLSDKDIRTVGIPTLILLGDRDVPKLEHAVEMVRMIPKARLLILPGGHGDYLGEAIMSQGKDRYPELTSALVQDFLDSP
- a CDS encoding ankyrin repeat domain-containing protein; the encoded protein is MLDWIKNWVQDRKTLQRGRELFSKIQNGDKQGFRKILDLIPNKGELKECTKGLLGFCASEIQDPFYLETLLNAGLDPNLPDRNGIFPIHKAVENGKVKPVQILLEHGADPNVADPKGVTPLHISYSYDGLAEISELLISSGADTEKRDNLGKRYLM